A single region of the Ciconia boyciana chromosome 13, ASM3463844v1, whole genome shotgun sequence genome encodes:
- the LOC140659173 gene encoding putative short-chain dehydrogenase/reductase family 42E member 2: MQEGSTEELHSSQPCESKLNEHAGPRVNRSRKTMVTGGGGYLGYNLGCALVRSGIAVVLFDVRKPKWEIPKGADFFKGDVRDYDAVFEACEGVDCVFHVAACGMSGLEQLQKKDHIESINVGGTKIIIDVCKQRNIPRLIYTSTVNVVFGGNPIEEGDEETVPYFPLEKQFNHYSRTKAIADQMVLAANGTLLKGGDRLHTCVLRPPGIYGPEEQRHLPRVAVNIQRRLFNFKFGNHKVQMNWVHIGNLVQAHLLAAEALTSDKGYVASGQAYYIHDGENVIFSEWIVPLFEKLGYRKPWIHIPVLLVHIAAAVMEYLHLILKPVFSFTPFLTRNEVWNVTVTHTFRIDKARNQLGYKPKKFSFADSVDHYLKTRPTCQQDHTFLKMVFAFGILLSLIILSFF; the protein is encoded by the exons ATGCAAGAAGGATCTACAGAAGAGCTCCACAGCAGCCAACCATGTGAGAGCAAACTAAATGAGCATGCTGGGCCACGGGttaacagaagcagaaagacaaTGGTGACAGGAGGTGGAGGCTACCTGGGATACAATCTGGGATGTGCTCTTGTTAGGTCAGGAATTGCTGTTGTTCTGTTTGATGTACGGAAACCTAAATGGGAAATTCCAAAAGGAGCAGATTTTTTCAAG gGTGATGTGAGGGATTATGATGCAGTGTTCGAAGCATGTGAAGGGGTTGACTGTGTTTTTCATGTGGCTGCATGTGGAATGTCAGGATTAGAACAA CTTCAAAAGAAAGACCATATTGAATCCATAAATGTCGGAggcacaaaaataataattgatg TCTGCAAACAAAGAAATATCCCTAGGCTGATATATACCAGTACAGTGAATGTGGTATTTGGAGGGAATCCTATTGAAGAAGGAGATGAAGAAACTGTGCCATATTTTCCACTGGAAAAG CAATTTAATCATTATTCTAGAACAAAGGCAATTGCAGACCAAATGGTTCTTGCTGCTAATGGAACTTTACTCAAAG GAGGTGATAGGCTCCATACTTGTGTGCTTCGTCCACCAGGCATATATGGACCAGAAGAGCAGCGCCACCTGCCACGAGTAGCC GTAAATATCCAGCGGAGACTATTTAACTTCAAGTTTGGGAATCACAAAGTTCAGATGAACTGGGTTCACATAGGAAATCTAGTACAAGCTCACTTACTAGCTGCTGAGGCTCTCACCTCTGATAAGGGTTATGTAGCT AGTGGTCAGGCGTATTACATACATGATGGTGAAAACGTCATATTTTCTGAATGGATAGTCCCTTTA TTTGAAAAATTAGGCTACAGGAAACCATGGATACATATTCCTGTTCTTCTGGTTCATATAGcag ctgctgtgatGGAATATCTGCACCTGATACTAAAACCAGTTTTTAGCTTTACACCTTTCTTGACAAGGAATGAg GTCTGGAATGTTACTGTAACTCACACTTTCCGAATAGACAAGGCACGAAATCAACTTGGTTACAAACCCAAGAAATTCTCATTCGCTGATTCTGTGGATCATTATCTTAAAACAAGACCTACTTGCCAACAAGATCACACGTTCCTTAAAATGGTGTTTGCTTTTGGCATTTTGTTAAGTTTgatcattctttctttcttctaa